The nucleotide sequence AGGACTTCGCGAGCGTTTCAGCCGAGGAGATTTCCGCCGCCGAGCAGCAGCTCATCGAAGGCGGCACGCCGATTCACGAGGTGCAGAAGCTCTGCGACGTGCACTCGGCACTCTTCCACGGGCATATTGGCGGCACAACACCTGCTGCGGATGCCGCACCCGAAGTGCAGGATCTGCCTGACGGACATCCGCTCACGGTATTGAACCTCGAAAACAAGGGCCTGTCCGAACTCCTCGATCGCCTGTCCGCCGCCTTGGAGGCGAGCGACATGCCCGGCTTGAGCCGCGGTCTCGGCGAACTGCACGCGATCTACTCGCACTACGGCAAGAAGGAGTCTCTGCTCATGACGCTCCTCTACCGCTACGGCGTGACGGGGCCTTCAGGCGTCATGTGGGGCGTCGACGACGAGATCAAGGCGGAGCTTCGCGCACTCATGAAGTCGCTCGGCGATGGAATCGGCGGCGAGGAGGAGCGCTATTCGGCCTTCTTCCAGCGCATCCGTGACATGATCTACAAGGAAGAGAAGATCCTCTTCCCGCTGACACTGCGCTTCTTCTCTGAAGAAGATTGGCTCATGATTTACCGTGACATGCCGGAATTCGGTGTCGCGTTCATCAAGGATGCACCGAAGTGGGCGGAGGGCGACGCCTATGTTGCAAAGGCAGAAGCGAAAGAGCGCAAGATGATCGCCTCGGGCAAGGTGCGGCTATCGACGGGCGAAATCGGCTGCAAGGAGCTGGAAGCCATCTTGAACCTCCTGCCCGTCGACATCACCTACATCGACAAGGACGAGATGCTGCGCTTCTTCTCGAATCCCGGGCAGGTCTTCGCGCGCCCGCGCATCGCTTTAGGGAGCAAGGTCTACAACTGCCATCCCGCCAACATCGTGCCGATCATCGAGCAGCTCGTCGCCGATTTCAAGGCGAAGAAGCGCGATCGCATGGAGATCTACCGCTACATCAAAGGCAAGCCCGTCGGCGTGCGCTATCTCGCCATCTACGACGAGAACGGCGAATACACGGGCGCGGTCGAACTCGTCGAGGACTTCTCCGAGGCGCTTGCGCAGTTCGGCGAGAAAAAGTAGGAAAAGTGAAAAAAGCCGCATGAAACACCCAATCAGACAGATCTAGCCACAGACTGCCACATCATAACAAAACCCCCGATGGCATATCCATCGGGGGTTCATCTGTATCATTTTACCGCACTCTTCCCGCGCGGCTTGTCGATCCAGTCCGTGACGGGAAAGAGCGTCGAGGAAAAGTTCGCCTCGTCCATCAAGCGGTCAAGCTCGAAGAGCGCG is from Selenomonas sputigena ATCC 35185 and encodes:
- a CDS encoding DUF438 domain-containing protein, with the protein product MKKELDFNKTVAELVEEFPEFQQAMAEIGFKEITNPMVLNVMGRVMTVPKGVAIKGMKLEDVVRELEARGFTIKQDEAAAAHACGSCGTHEPHPHVHGEDGCGCTHAAAATGATDGEATGRAAVLKGFLERLSAGESLETVRKDFIKDFASVSAEEISAAEQQLIEGGTPIHEVQKLCDVHSALFHGHIGGTTPAADAAPEVQDLPDGHPLTVLNLENKGLSELLDRLSAALEASDMPGLSRGLGELHAIYSHYGKKESLLMTLLYRYGVTGPSGVMWGVDDEIKAELRALMKSLGDGIGGEEERYSAFFQRIRDMIYKEEKILFPLTLRFFSEEDWLMIYRDMPEFGVAFIKDAPKWAEGDAYVAKAEAKERKMIASGKVRLSTGEIGCKELEAILNLLPVDITYIDKDEMLRFFSNPGQVFARPRIALGSKVYNCHPANIVPIIEQLVADFKAKKRDRMEIYRYIKGKPVGVRYLAIYDENGEYTGAVELVEDFSEALAQFGEKK